The candidate division WOR-3 bacterium genomic interval TCAACTCGGCGAAGTGGGTACATTTCTCTGGCAAAAGGGCTGGGCAGAGCGCAATGCCGGCAATCTCTCAGTTGATGTCACTGAATTGTTGCATAATAGAATCAAATCTTTAAAAAAAAGCAAAAAACTCCCATTTCCTGTTCCTGACCCGATTTTAGGAAACCGCTTTTATCTCGTCACTGCTACTGGTGTACGGCTACGCGATATAAAAAAATATCCATCTGATAATATACTACTGGTGATGATTGATAGGAAACTTGATGGCTACTATATCCTGAATGAGAATAAAACCGATAGACCTTCTACATCCGAATTTATCAGCCACCTTTTGATTTATGCCTTTTTATTAAAAAACAAAAGTGATAAAAAGGCAATTCTCCATACCCATCCTAATCATATCATTGCGTTGACCCATATAAAGGAATATGCAAATGAGAAAAATTTCAACAAGCTTGTCTGGTCTATCCATCCTGAGGTA includes:
- a CDS encoding class II aldolase/adducin family protein, translated to MFLEVPELKKIIYQLGEVGTFLWQKGWAERNAGNLSVDVTELLHNRIKSLKKSKKLPFPVPDPILGNRFYLVTATGVRLRDIKKYPSDNILLVMIDRKLDGYYILNENKTDRPSTSEFISHLLIYAFLLKNKSDKKAILHTHPNHIIALTHIKEYANEKNFNKLVWSIHPEV